One window from the genome of Sardina pilchardus chromosome 12, fSarPil1.1, whole genome shotgun sequence encodes:
- the LOC134097974 gene encoding uncharacterized protein LOC134097974 — MLTAVSGCISLRPCSPDGPMLNKDLSENLPVGSRCQLEHEQTTPDVNSAAKRIVDQFVNGMRTCLETLQCDNGTPKGGCFTGVSTIFQSVEDTVREFFAHVSCKGKVEQLEAQSLCSEVSAHCKRQSEGCNGCAKAVTRKMLMLFTAKSVPADSFSSAVASVADSIILQLDTQLACSGTRDSGESSLVKSEMADKLSSDEFHATVTREVSQVLLKLAQSFTGPVMLDNPPGFSPASDSASIASSLVGTVLDGVRCLMNSPAQDALTQDLKVWSATRDMYGRLQLNLRDFFTKLSSRQRKAVHSASAKEAIGQVLLCIQEELANSSKFQSSDDNFKEITVVIDSLIEDVGMVDCHTDLDQDRPLSSLSGTSEGSWSNWSEESLPEESVVIPEVSTAAPMAADTLVAVNIDLSDLPQDEASACVPHETVVSAVNSITSTFGLQNEESSSRPPSQGHLTSVWKRLEKALSQGHIQSSQDLIEDVYQILLKGRQTVAAAKSASDSALVAMKQAQDVRQGAMVSQIIGMFAQECVRDLFLPCFKLPSSWKSGARAPLRSAAASVSCPGGLSSMARNGEDRAAESPSQILAEVLQVAMNAMVADVMNILSLATRSPMDMEAFLKESGLPGYDVAFNTPDLGLDDKRRADSQEGSTDYSSLVSVLMIRLLSKLQNEDSLSDDMLDQCRELINKVLSELTAALGVSKTDFCPADVNICTVFKVIYNNLLSEYGSKKCPVGLGDKGPLSREDCCEIFDQRDYD; from the coding sequence AACATGAACAGACCACTCCAGATGTGAATTCTGCAGCCAAACGCATCGTTGATCAGTTCGTAAATGGCATGAGGACTTGTCTTGAGACCCTGCAGTGTGACAATGGGACTCCAAAAGGAGGTTGTTTCACAGGTGTTTCAACAATTTTCCAAAGTGTGGAAGACACCGTGAGAGAGTTTTTCGCCCATGTATCATGCAAGGGCAAAGTTGAACAGCTTGAGGCCCAGTCCCTGTGTTCCGAGGTCTCTGCGCACTGTAAGCGTCAAAGTGAGGGCTGCAATGGCTGTGCAAAAGCAGTGACGCGAAAGATGTTGATGCTCTTCACGGCAAAGTCAGTTCCAGCTGACTCTTTCAGCTCTGCTGTAGCGTCCGTCGCAGATAGCATTATTCTTCAGCTAGACACCCAACTGGCCTGTTCTGGCACACGTGATTCTGGTGAGTCCAGCCTTGTGAAATCTGAAATGGCAGACAAACTCTCCAGCGATGAGTTCCACGCTACCGTGACTAGGGAAGTGAGCCAGGTGCTGCTTAAATTAGCGCAAAGTTTTACTGGACCTGTGATGTTGGACAACCCTCCAGGCTTCTCTCCTGCCTCTGATTCCGCTTCCATCGCATCCAGCCTCGTGGGAACCGTTCTAGATGGAGTCCGATGCTTGATGAACTCCCCAGCCCAAGATGCTCTGACTCAAGATTTGAAAGTGTGGTCCGCCACACGTGATATGTACGGTCGCTTGCAGTTGAATCTCAGAGATTTCTTTACGAAGCTGTCAAGCCGCCAAAGGAAGGCTGTGCATTCTGCTTCAGCTAAGGAAGCTATCGGCCAAGTCTTGCTTTGCATTCAGGAGGAGCTCGCAAACTCAAGCAAGTTCCAAAGTTCTGACGACAACTTCAAGGAGATAACGGTCGTCATTGATTCACTGATTGAAGATGTTGGGATGGTGGACTGTCACACTGACCTGGACCAGGATaggcccctctcctccttatcTGGTACCTCAGAAGGAAGCTGGTCAAACTGGAGTGAGGAGAGCCTTCCTGAAGAGTCTGTGGTCATACCAGAGGTCTCCACTGCAGCCCCCATGGCAGCAGACACATTGGTGGCTGTGAACATTGACCTGAGCGATTTGCCTCAAGATGAGGCTTCTGCGTGTGTACCGCACGAAACCGTAGTGAGCGCTGTGAACAGCATCACCTCGACGTTCGGCTTGCAAAATGAGGAGAGCTCCAGCAGGCCGCCCTCTCAGGGTCATCTGACCTCAGTGTGGAAGAGATTAGAAAAGGCTCTCTCCCAGGGACATATTCAGTCCTCTCAGGACCTGATTGAGGACGTTTACCAGATTCTCCTGAAGGGTAGACAAACTGTTGCTGCTGCAAAGTCTGCCTCCGACTCTGCTCTTGTTGCCATGAAACAGGCCCAGGATGTACGTCAAGGAGCCATGGTTAGCCAGATCATAGGCATGTTcgcacaggagtgtgtgagggatttATTTCTGCCTTGCTTCAAATTGCCCTCGTCATGGAAGTCAGGTGCAAGGGCCCCCCTGAGGTCGGCCGCTGCCTCAGTGTCCTGTCCAGGTGGCCTAAGCTCCATGGCCAGAAACGGAGAGGACCGCGCCGCGGAATCACCGTCTCAGATTCTGGCAGAGGTACTGCAGGTTGCCATGAATGCGATGGTCGCTGACGTCATGAATATACTCTCCCTGGCAACGCGTTCGCCCATGGATATGGAAGCTTTTCTGAAGGAGTCTGGTTTACCCGGTTACGATGTTGCCTTCAACACACCAGATTTAGGACTCGATGACAAGAGACGTGCAGACAGTCAGGAAGGTTCTACGGACTACTCCAGCCTTGTGTCTGTGCTCATGATCCGCCTGCTGTCAAAGCTACAAAATGAGGATTCACTCTCTGACGATATGCTGGATCAATGCAGAGAACTTATCAACAAGGTGCTCTCTGAGCTCACAGCAGCACTTGGTGTCTCCAAAACTGACTTTTGCCCTGCTGATGTGAACATTTGCACAGTATTCAAAGTTATCTACAATAACCTCCTGAGTGAATATGGATCAAAGAAGTGTCCTGTTGGCCTTGGAGATAAAGGACCCCTCAGTAGAGAAGATTGTTGTGAGATCTTTGATCAGCGAGATTACGACTGA